A single Brassica rapa cultivar Chiifu-401-42 chromosome A04, CAAS_Brap_v3.01, whole genome shotgun sequence DNA region contains:
- the LOC103862952 gene encoding pirin-1, with the protein MSPSSENNRVTRQVIKSFLVKLQEEGEGALVRNAITEMDQKLLDPFVLLVEFSFSLSVGYPDHPHRGFESLTYMLKGGIIHKDLKGQKSIIKAGDVQWMTAGRGIIHSEYPEQEVNNGLQLWINLPSIHRMMEPKNLELSGSEIQRAEEDGVEVKVIAGDSMGIKSPSHTTTPMMYLDFTLKPGSQTHQAVPESWTAFAYILEGDEGVFSSMNSSAISAHHVVVFGPGELVSVWNKSSSRSLRFLLIAGEPIGEPMVQSGPFVMSSQAEIDMAFEDYQNAKNGFEMAKSS; encoded by the exons ATGTCTCCTTCTTCAGAAAATAATAGAGTAACGAGACAGGTAATCAAGAGTTTTTTGGTAAAGCTTCaggaagaaggagaaggtgCTCTTGTTAGAAACGCCATCACAGA GATGGACCAGAAGTTACTAGACCCATTCGTGTTACTAGTTGAATTTTCTT TTTCGCTTTCAGTTGGATACCCAGATCATCCTCACCGAG GTTTTGAAAGTCTTACTTACATGTTAAAG GGGGGTATCATTCACAAAGATCTTAAAGGTCAAAAAAGTATAATCAAAGCTGGAGATGTTCAG TGGATGACAGCAGGAAGAGGAATCATTCATTCAGAATATCCGGAACAAGAAGTCAACAATGGCTTACAGCTTTGGATCAATCTTCCTTCCATTCACAGAAT GATGGAGCCAAAAAACCTAGAACTGTCTGGTTCAGAGATTCAAAGAGCAGAGGAAGATGGAGTAGAGGTCAAAGTCATAGCCGGAGATTCAATGGGAATCAAATCTCCTTCCCACACAACAACACCAATGATGTACCTTGACTTCACCCTCAAACCAGGTTCTCAAACCCACCAGGCCGTTCCAGAATCCTGGACTGCTTTCGCCTACATTTTAGAAGGCGATGAAGGCGTGTTCAGCTCCATGAACTCTTCAGCTATATCTGCGCACCATGTTGTTGTATTTGGACCAGGGGAGTTAGTTAGcgtgtggaacaagtcaagttCTAGGTCATTGAGGTTTCTGTTGATTGCAGGGGAGCCGATCGGTGAGCCTATGGTTCAGAGTGGTCCGTTTGTGATGAGTTCTCAGGCTGAGATTGATATGGCTTTTGAGGATTACCAGAATGCTAAGAACGGGTTTGAGATGGCTAAAAGTAGTTAA
- the LOC103862951 gene encoding mitochondrial import inner membrane translocase subunit PAM16 like 2 has translation MAGRIIAQFIVMGTGILGRAVFQAYRQAIANASKTGVAQEAMQNAVRKAGKAINEQEARQILGVTEHTSWEEILQKYDKLFENNAKAGSFYLQSKVLRAKECLEVVYRSNGTPS, from the exons ATG GCTGGGAGAATCATTGCGCAGTTCATTGTGATGGGGACTGGGATATTAGGTCGTGCTGTCTTTCAAGCTTATCGTCAGGCCATTGCAA ATGCGTCTAAAACTGGAGTTGCGCAGGAAGCAATGCAGAACGCAGTACGTAAAGCAGGGAAAGCCATTAATGAGCAAGAGGCTAGGCAGATTCTCGGTGTAACTGAGCATACCTCTTGGGAAGAGATCTTACAG AAATACGACAAGCTGTTTGAGAATAACGCCAAAGCTGGGAGCTTTTACCTTCAATCTAAAGTTCTTCGAGCCAAAGAGTGTCTTGAAGTTGTGTACAGGAGCAACGGTACACCTAGTTAA
- the LOC103862953 gene encoding F-box protein At3g59150 isoform X1: MEGYKKANPSSRDVISKLPDNILCNILSFLTTKEAALTLLLSKRWSNLLQLVPILDFDDSVSNHRKVGPVKLVAFKNFVESVLSQRFKNSSSPVKKVSLRLSNEYIERRIVKRWIQQVIYHGALELTLRLDYNSNFTMPFRVLTSKALVHLRIGSRIRLTQPRPNSVSPMLNSLVLDSVLFGSVTLLLQSVLSVYPNLQSLRIHESKGWYYWDGSVSSQTLKRLVYRRDDDTSGPKRCVTFDTPALVYLEYSDVVADKYENLSLDSLVEVRLDLQLTADQIMRKNATDSVGFVPGDVSTLFMGIKNVKILCLSPDSLDTLYYRGGDMPVFNNLICLSLGSDHKPRGSPYIFWKLLPSLLLNSQNLQTLIIKGLVHYAKEGSCESVWTQPISWDDVSESLSLCGVKVLEINGYEGTHDELTHMKRFLRKLSRLEMVRVITPKGVDDGERYRFRTDLLHLIATPKCEVQVHGRKCLITSQVYCF, from the exons ATGGAAGGTTACAAGAAAGCGAACCCAAGTTCCAGAGACGTGATCAGCAAGTTACCCGATAACATCCTCTGCAACATCTTGTCTTTCTTGACGACAAAGGAGGCTGCTTTAACTCTGTTACTCTCTAAGAGATGGTCGAATCTTCTCCAACTGGTACCCATCCTCGACTTCGATGACTCTGTATCAAACCATCGCAAAGTCGGTCCAGTGAAACTCGTGGCTTTCAAGAACTTCGTGGAGAGTGTACTGTCCCAGCGATTCAAGAACTCGTCTTCTCCGGTCAAGAAAGTCTCTCTCAGGTTAAGCAATGAATATATCGAAAGACGCATCGTTAAACGGTGGATACAGCAAGTAATATATCATGGTGCCTTGGAGCTTACGCTACGCTTAGATTACAACAGCAACTTTACTATGCCTTTCAGAGTCCTTACGAGCAAGGCTCTTGTACACCTTAGGATCGGTTCAAGAATCCGTCTTACACAGCCTCGTCCGAACTCTGTCTCTCCGATGCTTAACTCGCTCGTTCTTGACTCGGTTCTGTTTGGGAGTGTTACTCTTTTGTTACAATCGGTTCTATCAGTTTACCCTAACCTTCAGAGCCTGAGGATCCATGAGTCCAAGGGCTGGTACTATTGGGACGGGTCTGTTTCAAGTCAGACACTCAAGAGACTTGTGTACAGACGCGATGATGATACTTCTGGTCCTAAGCGTTGTGTTACGTTTGATACTCCTGCGCTTGTTTACTTGGAGTATTCTGATGTGGTTGCTGATAAGTATGAGAATCTGAGTTTGGACAGCTTGGTTGAAGTTAGGCTTGATCTTCAGTTGACTGCAGATCAAATCATGCGCAAGAATGCTACAGACAGTGTTGGTTTTGTTCCCGGTGATGTTTCAACTTTGTTCATGGGGATCAAGAACGTCAAGATCCTCTGCTTATCTCCTGATTCTTTAGAT aCGCTCTACTACCGTGGTGGTGACATGCCGGTGTTCAACAATCTGATTTGCTTGTCTCTAGGAAGCGATCATAAACCTCGTGGCAGTCCATACATCTTCTGGAAGTTGCTTCCATCTCTGCTTCTCAACTCGCAAAATTTACAAACTCTTATCATCAAG GGTCTAGTGCACTATGCTAAAGAAGGATCATGTGAAAGTGTGTGGACTCAACCTATTTCTTGGGATGATGTGTCTGAGTCTCTGTCATTATGCGGAGTGAAGGTTCTAGAGATCAATGGGTATGAAGGAACTCATGACGAACTTACTCACATGAAGCGTTTCTTAAGAAAATTATCGCGTCTTGAAATGGTTAGGGTTATTACTCCTAAAGGGGTTGATGATGGAGAGAGATACCGTTTCAGGACTGATCTTTTGCATCTTATAGCTACACCCAAATGCGAGGTTCAGGTTCATGGAAGAAAGTGTTTGATCACTTCCCAAGTttattgtttttag
- the LOC103862955 gene encoding importin beta-like SAD2 homolog, giving the protein MDLSNLAVIIAAAACSPNPDERKAAEQSLDQIKHTPQHLIRVLQIVVDGGCDPAVRQAASIHFKNFIAKHWDPHSGDQSKILPSDKNVVRDQILVYVSQLPPILRVQMGECLKTIIYADYPEQWPHLLDWVKHNLQDQQVYGALFVLRIMSSKYEFKSDEDRAPIHRVVEETFPHLLNIFDKLVQIESPSLEVADHIKLICKIFWSCIYLELPRPLFVPNFFNAWMVLFLNILERPVPLEGQPEDPELRKSWGWWKTKKWVAHILNRLYTRFGDLKLQNPENKAFAQIFQTNYAAKILECHLKLLNVIRIGGYLPDRVINLILQYLRNSIPKNSMYTLLQPHLDVLLFEIIFPLMCFNDDDQVLWDEDPHEYVRKGYDIIEDLYSPRTASMDFVTELIRKRGKDNFPKFIQFIVGIFKRYGEAPLEQKPYRQKDGALLAVGTLCDKLRQTEPYKSELENMLVQHVFPEFSSPAGHLRAKAAWVAGQYANINFSDQTNFSKALHCVISGMRDPELPVRVDSVFALRSFIDACKNLDEIRPVLPQLLDEFFKLMNEVENEDLAFTLETIVYKFGEEISPYALGLCQNLANAFWKCVDTDNGDDEADDTGALAAVGCLRAISTILESISSLPHLYGQIEPYLLPIMRKMLTTDGQDVFEEVLEIVSYITTFSPTISLDMWSLWPLIMEALVDWAIDFFPNILVPLHNYISRGTELYLTCKQPDYQQSLWSVISSLMANKNIDDSDLEPAPKLLGIVLQTCKGHVDQCVEPYLRITLDRLRGAEKSSFKCLLIEVVANAFYYNAPLTLGILQRLGFATDILTIWLHMLQEKKKSGAHANFKGEHDKKVCILGLTSILSLPAGQLPGEVLPPVFRALLELLVAYKDQLAEAAKAEEEEDEEDSDDDNMDDFETDDEDDEENPDETDESKLRKLAAQAKDFRSYSDDDDEFSEDDYSDEELDSPIDEVDPFILFMDAVTAMQATDSLRFQSLRQTLDPHYEGLANNIAQHTEQRRAEILKEQLEKQASTTVAS; this is encoded by the exons ATGGATCTGTCTAACCTCGCAGTAATCATCGCTGCGGCTGCTTGCAGTCCCAATCCCGACGAGCGTAAAGCAGCTGAGCAGAGCCTTGATCAG ATTAAGCACACACCGCAGCATTTGATAAGAGTTTTGCAAATTGTTGTTGACGGTGGATGTGACCCTGCTGTACGCCAAGCTGCTAGTATCCATTTCAAAAACTTCATCGCTAAGCACTGGGATCCTCATTCTG GTGATCAGAGCAAGATCTTGCCAAGTGATAAGAATGTTGTTAGGGACCAGATTCTTGTATATGTATCTCAGCTTCCTCCTATTTTGAG AGTTCAAATGGGAGAGTGCTTGAAGACAATAATTTACGCTGACTATCCTGAGCAATGGCCCCATCTCCTGGACTGGGTGAAGCATAACTTGCAAGATCAACAAGTTTATGGAGCCTTGTTTGTGCTGCGGATTATGTCTTCAAAATACGA GTTCAAGTCAGATGAAGACAGAGCACCCATTCACCGGGTAGTCGAAGAGACGTTTCCACATCTTTTGAATATATTCGACAAGCTCGTCCAAATTGAAAGTCCTTCTCTTGAAGTTGCAGATCATATCAAGCTTATCTGCAAGATATTCTGGTCATGCATTTAT CTAGAGCTTCCGAGACCATTGTTTGTTCCAAACTTTTTTAATGCTTGGATGGTTCTGTTCCTAAACATTTTGGAACGTCCTGTTCCCTTAGAAGGCCAGCCTGAAGATCCTGAGCTTAGAAAATCATGGGGATGGTGGAAGACCAAGAAGTGGGTTGCTCACATTTTAAACAGGCTGTACACTCG GTTTGGAGATCTGAAACTTCAGAATCCAGAAAATAAAGCCTTCGCCCAAATTTTTCAGACGAACTACGCTGCCAAGATACTGGAGTGCCACCTGAAATTGTTGAATGTCATTCGTATCGGTGGATATCTTCCTGACAGAGTCATCAACCTAATTCTTCAATATCTAAGGAACAG TATCCCGAAGAATAGCATGTACACCTTACTGCAGCCCCACCTTGATGTTCTACTATTTGAGATCATTTTCCCTCTAATGTGCTTCAATGATGATGATCAAGTACTTTGGGATGAAGACCCGCATGAGTATGTGAGGAAGGGTTATG ATATAATTGAAGATCTGTACAGTCCCAGAACTGCATCTATGGACTTCGTGACTGAGCTGATCAGAAAGCGTGGAAAAGACAACTTCCCAAAGTTTATACAGTTCATTGTGGGCATTTTTAAGAG ATATGGTGAAGCACCCCTAGAACAAAAGCCCTATCGCCAAAAGGATGGTGCTCTGCTTGCTGTTGGGACACTCTGTGATAAACTTAGGCAAACCGAACCCTACAAATCCGAGCTGGAGAATATGTTAGTGCAACATGTTTTTCCTGAATTCAGCAGCCCAGCTGGTCATCTTAGAGCCAAG GCTGCGTGGGTTGCAGGGCAGTACGCGAACATTAATTTTTCAGACCAAACCAACTTTTCGAAGGCACTGCATTGTGTTATCTCTGGAATGCGTGATCCAGAACTTCCTGTTCGGGTGGACTCAGTTTTTGCTTTGCGTTCATTCATTGACGCCTGCAAAA ATTTAGATGAGATCCGTCCAGTTTTGCCTCAACTTCTTGACG AATTTTTCAAGCTAATGAATGAAGTTGAAAACGAAGATCTTGCATTTACTTTAGAGACTATCGTGTATAAGTTTGGAGAGGAGATTTCTCCTTATGCTTTGGGTTTGTGCCAGAACTTG GCCAATGCATTCTGGAAGTGTGTCGACACTGACAACGGTGATGATGAAGCTGATGATACTGGTGCATTGGCTGCAGTGGGATGTCTCCGTGCCATCAGTACAATTCTTGAATCTATCAGTAGTCTCCCTCATCTCTACGGTCAGATTGAACCATACTTGTTGCCAATAATGCGTAAAATGCTGACAACTGATGGTCAAG ATGTGTTCGAGGAGGTTCTTGAGATCGTCTCATACATTACTACTTTTTCTCCCACGATATCGTTGGACATGTGGAGTTTATGGCCTTTAATAATGGAAGCACTCGTGGATTGGGCTATTGACTTCTTCCCAA ACATATTGGTCCCTCTGCACAACTACATATCCCGGGGGACTGAGCTTTATCTCACTTGCAAGCAACCAGATTACCAACAAAGTCTTTGGAGTGTGATTTCTTCG CTTATGGCAAACAAGAATATTGATGATAGTGACCTTGAGCCAGCTCCGAAGCTATTAGGGATCGTGCTTCAGACTTGTAAGGGCCATGTGGACCAATGTGTGGAGCCTTACTTGAGAATCACATTAGATCGGCTACGAGGTGCTGAGAAATCTTCCTTTAAATGTCTTCTGATTGAAGTG GTTGCAAATGCCTTCTACTACAATGCCCCTTTGACACTGGGCATATTGCAACGCTTGGGTTTCGCAACCGATATTTTGACCATATGGCTCCACATGCtgcaagaaaagaagaagagtggTGCACATGCTAACTTCAAGGG AGAGCATGATAAGAAAGTTTGCATCTTGGGTTTGACGTCAATTCTCAGTCTTCCAGCTGGTCAATTGCCCGGAGAAGTGTTGCCACCTGTATTCAGGGCTCTTCTTGAGCTTTTAGTGGCATACAAGGATCAACTTGCTG AAGCTGCAAAggcagaagaggaagaagatgaagaagatagtGATGACGACAACATGGATGACTTTGAGacagatgatgaagatgatgaggagaaTCCAGATGAAACTGATGAAAGTAAACTCCGCAAGCTAGCAGCACAG GCAAAGGACTTCCGCTCTTAcagcgatgatgatgatgagtttTCAGAGGATGATTATAGCGATGAGGAATTAGACTCTCCAATTGATGAAGTGGATCCTTTCATACTCTTCATGGATGCTGTCACAG CAATGCAAGCAACGGACTCGCTCAGGTTCCAAAGCCTTAGGCAGACACTAGACCCGCACTACGAAGGGCTCGCAAACAATATCGCTCAGCACACGGAGCAGAGAAGAGCTGAGATACTAAAGGAGCAACTTGAAAAGCAAGCGTCCACAACAGTTGCTTCCTGA
- the LOC103862953 gene encoding F-box protein At3g59150 isoform X2, producing the protein MEGYKKANPSSRDVISKLPDNILCNILSFLTTKEAALTLLLSKRWSNLLQLVPILDFDDSVSNHRKVGPVKLVAFKNFVESVLSQRFKNSSSPVKKVSLRLSNEYIERRIVKRWIQQVIYHGALELTLRLDYNSNFTMPFRVLTSKALVHLRIGSRIRLTQPRPNSVSPMLNSLVLDSVLFGSVTLLLQSVLSVYPNLQSLRIHESKGWYYWDGSVSSQTLKRLVYRRDDDTSGPKRCVTFDTPALVYLEYSDVVADKYENLSLDSLVEVRLDLLLTAGQIMRKKAPDNVGFVPGDVSTLFKGIRNVKILCLSPDALDTLYYRGGEIPVFNNLISLSLGSDRPHGSPYIFKKLLPSFLLKAPNLQTLIIKGLGHYVKKGWEVGWHLRLSLDDMYDALSSSGVKVLQINGYEGTGEELSHMERFLGTLPRLEMVRVTHKGGDDGERCRLVNDLLCLPRASPKCKVQVMKESA; encoded by the exons ATGGAAGGTTACAAGAAAGCGAACCCAAGTTCCAGAGACGTGATCAGCAAGTTACCCGATAACATCCTCTGCAACATCTTGTCTTTCTTGACGACAAAGGAGGCTGCTTTAACTCTGTTACTCTCTAAGAGATGGTCGAATCTTCTCCAACTGGTACCCATCCTCGACTTCGATGACTCTGTATCAAACCATCGCAAAGTCGGTCCAGTGAAACTCGTGGCTTTCAAGAACTTCGTGGAGAGTGTACTGTCCCAGCGATTCAAGAACTCGTCTTCTCCGGTCAAGAAAGTCTCTCTCAGGTTAAGCAATGAATATATCGAAAGACGCATCGTTAAACGGTGGATACAGCAAGTAATATATCATGGTGCCTTGGAGCTTACGCTACGCTTAGATTACAACAGCAACTTTACTATGCCTTTCAGAGTCCTTACGAGCAAGGCTCTTGTACACCTTAGGATCGGTTCAAGAATCCGTCTTACACAGCCTCGTCCGAACTCTGTCTCTCCGATGCTTAACTCGCTCGTTCTTGACTCGGTTCTGTTTGGGAGTGTTACTCTTTTGTTACAATCGGTTCTATCAGTTTACCCTAACCTTCAGAGCCTGAGGATCCATGAGTCCAAGGGCTGGTACTATTGGGACGGGTCTGTTTCAAGTCAGACACTCAAGAGACTTGTGTACAGACGCGATGATGATACTTCTGGTCCTAAGCGTTGTGTTACGTTTGATACTCCTGCGCTTGTTTACTTGGAGTATTCTGATGTGGTTGCTGATAAGTATGAGAATCTGAGTTTGGACAGCTTGGTTGAAGTTAG GCTTGATCTTCTGTTGACTGCAGGTCAAATCATGCGCAAGAAGGCTCCAGATAATGTTGGTTTTGTTCCTGGTGATGTTTCAACCTTGTTCAAGGGAATCAGAAATGTTAAGATCCTCTGCTTGTCTCCAGATGCTCTAGAT ACGCTTTATTACCGTGGTGGTGAAATACCGGTGTTCAACAATCTGATTAGCTTATCTCTGGGAAGTGATAGACCTCATGGCAGTCCATACATCTTCAAGAAACTGCTTCCATCTTTTCTCCTCAAGGCGCCAAATCTACAAACTCTAATCATCAAG GGTCTAGGACATTATGTTAAAAAAGGATGGGAGGTTGGGTGGCACCTACGTTTATCTTTGGATGATATGTATGATGCTCTGTCATCATCCGGAGTGAAGGTTCTGCAGATCAATGGGTATGAAGGAACTGGTGAAGAACTTAGTCACATGGAGCGTTTCTTGGGAACATTACCGCGTCTTGAAATGGTTAGGGTTACTCATAAAGGAGGTGATGATGGAGAGAGATGTCGTCTGGTGAATGATCTTTTGTGTCTTCCCAGAGCTTCACCCAAATGCAAGGTCCAAGTCATGAAAGAAAGTGCTTGA